In one Mucilaginibacter sp. PAMB04168 genomic region, the following are encoded:
- a CDS encoding cupin domain-containing protein: protein MESLLSKENCLSHYKWGDNCDGWNFVDTEALSIKQELMPPNATEQLHYHEHATQFFFILSGTAIFVINGQVTVLNRQQGIEVKSGQKHRISNPAETDLEFLLYSHPSTKNDRINCE, encoded by the coding sequence ATGGAATCGCTGCTTTCAAAAGAGAACTGTTTAAGCCATTATAAATGGGGTGACAACTGTGATGGGTGGAACTTTGTGGATACTGAAGCACTATCCATAAAGCAGGAGCTAATGCCGCCAAATGCGACTGAGCAACTGCACTATCACGAGCATGCAACACAGTTCTTTTTTATACTAAGCGGAACAGCCATTTTTGTTATCAACGGTCAAGTTACTGTGCTTAACCGGCAGCAAGGCATAGAAGTCAAATCCGGGCAAAAGCACCGGATAAGTAACCCTGCCGAAACTGATCTGGAATTTTTATTGTACTCACATCCATCCACAAAAAACGATAGAATAAACTGTGAATAG